GCACGCGAACCACAGAGCAAACGCCATGTCCGCTCCTCGTTCTACGTCGTAGGCGAGGGCATCCTCGCCGAGTCCCGGGACGGCGGTCCGGTGGAGCCGCTGGCCGCCTCCACCGTGGCGGACCTGCGCAAGTTCCGCTTCTCCCGGCTGGGCCCCCGCTCCAGGCCGGCCCAGCAGCTCGACCGGAACACCCGCATCGAGCTGGCCAAGGCGATGACGGACCCCGAGCGGGACCAGCCCGACCAGCCGGGGGTCCCGTCGGGGTTCACCTATCTCGGCCAGTTCGTGGACCACGACCTCACCCTGGACGCCACCGCGGTGCGCCTGGAGGACGAGATCACGGTGCGCCAGCTCCTTCAGGGCCGCTCCCCGGCCCTCGACCTCGACTCCCTCTACGGCCTCGGGCCCGACCACCGCTTCGACCGCCGGTTCTACGAGGACGACGGGATCCGGCTGAAGTCCGGCACGACCCAGGGCATACCGAACGACCCCTCCATCGTGGGCCGCCCCCTCACCGGGTTCGACCTGCCCAGGCAGGGCTCGGGCTCGCTGAAGTCCGAGCGGCGCCGGGCGCTGATCCCGGACCCGCGCAACGACGAGAACCTGGTCGTCGCCCAGGTCCACGCCGCCTTCATCCGGTTCCACAACCGGGTGGTGGCCGACCTGGTCGGCAAGGGCGTGTCGAGCGCGGTCCTCTTCGAGTCGGCACGCGAGACGGTCGTCAAGCACTACCAGTGGATGCTGCGCCACGACTTCCTGCGCAGGATCGTCGACCCCGAGATCGTCGAGGACGTGTTCGGCAACGGCCGCCGGGTGTTCGAGCCCTCGCCGGGCGAGTACGACCTGCCGACCATGCCGATCGAGTTCTCCGTGGCCGCCTACCGGCTGGGGCACAGCATGGTCCGCGGCCGCTACAACTGGAACCGGATCTTCGACCGGGGCCGGGGCACGCTCGAGCTCCTGTTCCAGTTCAGCGGCACCAGCGGCATCCTGTCGCCGCCTCCCGCCGACCCGGCGGACCCTGAGTCGGGCGACTTCGAGCGTCTGCCCACCAACTGGATCGCCGACTTCCGGCGGCTGTTCGCCTTCCAGGAGGCGGTGCCGGAGCGGACCGACCTCCTCGTGCCCGAGGCGCAGTTCAACCTCGCCAAGCGGATCGACACCCTGCTGGTCGACCCGCTCGCCAACCTGCCGCTCGGCTCCTTCGGCGGACGCGGTCAGGCCAAGCCCCCGGAGGCCGAGCTGAACC
The sequence above is a segment of the Streptomyces asoensis genome. Coding sequences within it:
- a CDS encoding peroxidase family protein, yielding MFRPAREPQSKRHVRSSFYVVGEGILAESRDGGPVEPLAASTVADLRKFRFSRLGPRSRPAQQLDRNTRIELAKAMTDPERDQPDQPGVPSGFTYLGQFVDHDLTLDATAVRLEDEITVRQLLQGRSPALDLDSLYGLGPDHRFDRRFYEDDGIRLKSGTTQGIPNDPSIVGRPLTGFDLPRQGSGSLKSERRRALIPDPRNDENLVVAQVHAAFIRFHNRVVADLVGKGVSSAVLFESARETVVKHYQWMLRHDFLRRIVDPEIVEDVFGNGRRVFEPSPGEYDLPTMPIEFSVAAYRLGHSMVRGRYNWNRIFDRGRGTLELLFQFSGTSGILSPPPADPADPESGDFERLPTNWIADFRRLFAFQEAVPERTDLLVPEAQFNLAKRIDTLLVDPLANLPLGSFGGRGQAKPPEAELNLAFRNLTRASMLRLATGQQMVEHFIDRKVDVEPLTAADFAQGGGAQLSAGLAETVAKHTPLWFYILREAEVRGDGKLTGVGGRIVAEVFHRAIEGSRHSIVRDPFWRPFLSPVGERNSQDVFEMTDLLLYAFEGRADQLNPLGPVT